Proteins from a genomic interval of Geodermatophilus obscurus DSM 43160:
- a CDS encoding IclR family transcriptional regulator, with translation MTGRALDVLGAFDSGAPRLTLSEIAERSGTPLSTTHRLVGELAAWGALHRRPDGRYEIGRRLWDLGLLAPVQLELRQVAAPFLLDVHTATRDTVHLAVREGRSALYVERVSGRESVPVVSQVGSRLPLHATGVGKVLLAAAPDDVVEAVLRAPTRETRHTVVDAGRLSREIAEVRRRGYARTAEEMSLGTLSVAVPVRVERSAGPAVVAAALGIVVPSHRRDLLRLVPVLEVAARGIGRELSRVQHFR, from the coding sequence GTGACCGGGCGGGCCCTCGACGTGCTCGGCGCCTTCGACTCCGGTGCGCCGCGGCTGACCCTCTCGGAGATCGCCGAGCGCTCGGGGACGCCGCTGTCGACGACCCACCGGCTCGTAGGAGAGCTGGCGGCCTGGGGCGCGCTGCACCGGCGACCCGACGGCCGCTACGAGATCGGCCGCCGGCTGTGGGACCTCGGCCTGCTCGCCCCCGTGCAGCTCGAGCTGCGCCAGGTGGCGGCGCCGTTCCTGCTCGACGTGCACACCGCCACCCGCGACACCGTGCACCTCGCCGTCCGCGAGGGCCGCAGCGCGCTCTACGTCGAGCGCGTCTCCGGTCGCGAGTCGGTGCCGGTGGTCAGCCAGGTGGGCAGCCGGTTGCCGCTGCACGCCACCGGGGTGGGCAAGGTGCTGCTGGCCGCGGCGCCCGACGACGTCGTCGAGGCGGTGCTGCGCGCGCCGACGCGGGAGACGCGGCACACCGTCGTCGACGCGGGACGGCTGAGCCGGGAGATCGCCGAGGTGCGCCGCCGCGGGTACGCCCGGACCGCCGAGGAGATGTCGCTGGGCACGCTGTCGGTCGCCGTCCCGGTGCGGGTGGAGCGGTCCGCCGGCCCGGCCGTCGTCGCCGCCGCCCTGGGCATCGTCGTCCCCAGCCACCGGCGGGACCTGCTGCGGCTCGTGCCCGTGCTCGAGGTCGCCGCGCGCGGGATCGGGCGGGAGCTGTCTCGGGTGCAGCACTTCCGCTGA
- the pcaH gene encoding protocatechuate 3,4-dioxygenase subunit beta, with protein MTGTTSGSRLDLPRYARTDAGLRTPVGYADYRSTGLRAPLRTPVDLPHRLTEVTGPLLGEDRVTATDADLTKRLGGEAQGQRIIVHGRVLDSDGRPVPDTLVEVWQANAAGRYRHVVDNWPAPLDPHFDGLGRVMTDDQGRYEFTTIKPGAYPWGNHHNAWRPAHIHFSLFGRAFTQRLVTQMYFPDDSLFFQDPIFNSIPEGARHLAISRFDYERTVPNWALGFQWDIVLRGAQQTPFETEDDGDVA; from the coding sequence ATGACCGGGACCACATCGGGCAGTCGGCTGGACCTGCCGCGCTATGCGCGCACGGACGCCGGACTGCGCACGCCCGTCGGGTACGCCGACTACAGGAGCACGGGGCTGCGCGCGCCGCTGCGCACGCCGGTCGACCTGCCGCACCGGCTCACCGAGGTCACCGGCCCGCTGCTCGGCGAGGACCGGGTGACCGCCACCGACGCCGACCTGACCAAGCGCCTCGGCGGCGAGGCCCAGGGCCAGCGGATCATCGTCCACGGCCGGGTGCTCGACAGCGACGGCCGGCCGGTGCCCGACACGCTGGTCGAGGTCTGGCAGGCCAACGCCGCTGGGCGCTACCGGCACGTCGTCGACAACTGGCCGGCGCCGCTGGACCCGCACTTCGACGGGCTCGGCCGGGTGATGACCGACGACCAGGGTCGCTACGAGTTCACGACGATCAAGCCCGGCGCCTATCCCTGGGGCAACCACCACAACGCCTGGCGGCCGGCGCACATCCACTTCTCGCTCTTCGGCCGGGCGTTCACCCAGCGCCTGGTCACCCAGATGTACTTCCCGGACGACTCGTTGTTCTTCCAGGACCCGATCTTCAACTCGATCCCCGAGGGTGCGCGCCACCTGGCGATCAGCCGGTTCGACTACGAGCGCACCGTGCCCAACTGGGCGCTGGGGTTCCAGTGGGACATCGTCCTCCGCGGCGCCCAGCAGACCCCGTTCGAGACCGAGGACGACGGGGACGTGGCCTGA
- the pcaG gene encoding protocatechuate 3,4-dioxygenase subunit alpha → MTQLQTTPSATVGPYLAIGLTWEGGELVVPPDTPGAIWLRGTVFDGNGDPIPDAMVETWQADPDGRFDHPDDPRGATRYPGFTGFGRSHTDSGEYAICTLKPGRVPDGEGGLQAPHVDVSLFARGLLDRVVTRIYFADEAEANAQDVVLRGLPEDRRQTLLATPTDDGYRLDLYLQGDRETVFFAV, encoded by the coding sequence ATGACCCAGCTGCAGACGACGCCGAGCGCCACCGTCGGCCCCTACCTGGCGATCGGGCTGACCTGGGAGGGCGGCGAGCTCGTCGTCCCGCCGGACACGCCGGGCGCGATCTGGCTGCGCGGCACGGTGTTCGACGGCAACGGCGACCCGATCCCCGACGCGATGGTCGAGACCTGGCAGGCCGACCCCGACGGCCGCTTCGACCACCCCGACGACCCGCGCGGTGCCACCCGGTACCCCGGATTCACCGGCTTCGGCCGCTCGCACACCGACTCGGGGGAGTACGCCATCTGCACGCTCAAGCCCGGCCGGGTGCCCGACGGCGAGGGCGGTCTGCAGGCGCCGCACGTCGACGTCTCGCTGTTCGCCCGCGGGCTCCTCGACCGGGTCGTCACGCGGATCTACTTCGCCGACGAGGCCGAGGCCAACGCCCAGGACGTCGTCCTGCGGGGGCTGCCGGAGGACCGCCGGCAGACGCTGCTCGCCACGCCGACCGACGACGGCTACCGCCTCGACCTGTACCTGCAGGGCGATCGGGAGACGGTGTTCTTCGCCGTATGA
- the pcaB gene encoding 3-carboxy-cis,cis-muconate cycloisomerase: protein MTLLSGTFARGGAAAAVSDDAWFRALLDVEAALARAAARTGVVPTTAADAVAAACAHPERLDLATVVARAADAGNPVPPLVRVLQDAVGERDAVAVHVGATSQDVLDTALLLMARNAVAAVDADLAAAADTTADLAHVHRDDVLAGRTLMQQALPTTFGLKAAGWLAGLDGARLRLAEVVASLPVQYGGAVGTLAASGGAGVVVRAALAEELQLTSTAVPWFTVRLPIADLAGALGAAAGVVATVAVDVVLLAQTEVAEVVEVGEGRGGSSAMPHKRNPVAAISARACARRAPGLVATLLSAMEQEHERAAGAWHSEWPTLTELLSTVGSAASWLAESLRGLRPDPPRMAATAAAAAEGPLAGALAEALAPTLGKGAAHDAAAAAVREARDGGRPLAEVVAARTDVDVRAVLAAGRPDVGEAGAQVDTALAEHAALTEGRQ from the coding sequence ATGACGCTGCTCTCCGGGACCTTCGCCCGCGGCGGGGCCGCGGCCGCCGTCTCCGACGACGCCTGGTTCCGGGCGCTGCTCGACGTCGAGGCCGCCCTCGCGCGCGCCGCGGCCCGCACCGGGGTGGTGCCGACCACCGCGGCGGACGCGGTGGCCGCGGCCTGCGCGCACCCCGAGCGGCTCGACCTGGCCACCGTGGTCGCCCGGGCGGCGGACGCCGGCAACCCGGTGCCACCGCTGGTGCGGGTGCTGCAGGACGCGGTCGGCGAGCGCGACGCCGTCGCCGTCCACGTCGGCGCCACCAGCCAGGACGTGCTGGACACCGCGCTGCTGCTGATGGCGCGCAACGCGGTCGCCGCCGTCGACGCCGACCTCGCCGCCGCCGCGGACACGACCGCGGACCTCGCCCACGTCCACCGGGACGACGTCCTGGCCGGCCGCACGCTGATGCAGCAGGCGCTGCCCACGACCTTCGGGCTCAAGGCCGCCGGCTGGCTGGCCGGCCTGGACGGCGCCCGGCTGCGGCTGGCCGAGGTGGTCGCCTCGCTGCCGGTGCAGTACGGCGGCGCGGTCGGCACGCTGGCCGCCAGCGGTGGGGCCGGTGTCGTGGTGCGGGCGGCGCTGGCCGAGGAGCTCCAGCTGACGAGTACCGCCGTTCCGTGGTTCACCGTCCGGCTGCCGATCGCCGACCTGGCCGGGGCGCTGGGCGCCGCCGCGGGCGTGGTCGCCACCGTCGCGGTCGACGTCGTGCTGCTCGCCCAGACCGAGGTGGCGGAGGTCGTCGAGGTGGGCGAGGGGCGTGGCGGGTCGTCGGCGATGCCGCACAAGCGCAACCCGGTCGCCGCCATCTCGGCCCGCGCCTGCGCCCGCCGCGCGCCGGGGCTGGTCGCCACGCTGCTGTCGGCGATGGAGCAGGAGCACGAGCGGGCCGCCGGTGCCTGGCACAGCGAGTGGCCGACGCTCACCGAGCTGCTCAGCACCGTCGGGTCGGCGGCGTCCTGGCTGGCCGAGAGCCTGCGCGGGCTGCGGCCGGACCCGCCGCGCATGGCCGCCACCGCGGCGGCCGCGGCCGAGGGCCCGCTGGCGGGCGCGCTCGCCGAGGCGCTGGCGCCCACCCTCGGCAAGGGGGCGGCCCACGACGCCGCGGCCGCCGCCGTCCGCGAGGCCCGCGACGGTGGCCGCCCGCTGGCCGAGGTCGTGGCCGCTCGCACCGACGTCGACGTGCGCGCGGTGCTCGCCGCCGGTAGACCCGACGTCGGGGAGGCCGGCGCCCAGGTCGACACCGCACTCGCCGAGCACGCCGCACTCACGGAGGGACGCCAGTGA
- the pcaD gene encoding 3-oxoadipate enol-lactonase has protein sequence MTAVEVSYTEDGPADAPVVVLSNSLGATRGMWDPQVPALAERYRVVSYDTRGHGDSPSPAGPYTLDDLVDDVVALLDRLGVRRAHVAGLSLGGMTAMRLAAREPARVDRLVALATSAKPDPQGFLDRAAAARSGGTAPLAPTVVSRWLTPAYAAEHPDLVARLEAMIVAADDEGYALCCEVVAAVDLREDLGRITAPTLVVSGAEDPALPPPHQQAIADGIAGASLVSVSPGAHLPNLEQPLEVTGALLGHLDAAGGHA, from the coding sequence GTGACCGCCGTCGAGGTCTCGTACACCGAGGACGGGCCGGCCGACGCGCCGGTCGTCGTCCTCTCCAACTCGCTCGGTGCCACCCGCGGCATGTGGGACCCGCAGGTGCCGGCGCTCGCCGAGCGCTACCGCGTGGTCAGCTACGACACCCGCGGCCACGGTGACTCGCCGTCCCCAGCGGGGCCGTACACCCTCGACGACCTGGTGGACGACGTCGTCGCGCTGCTCGACCGGCTTGGCGTGCGGCGGGCGCACGTCGCGGGGCTGTCCCTGGGCGGGATGACGGCGATGCGGCTGGCCGCCCGCGAGCCCGCGCGGGTGGACCGGCTCGTCGCCCTGGCGACCTCGGCCAAGCCCGACCCGCAGGGCTTCCTCGACCGGGCGGCCGCGGCCCGCTCCGGTGGGACGGCGCCGCTGGCGCCGACCGTGGTCAGCCGCTGGCTGACGCCGGCGTACGCCGCCGAGCACCCGGACCTGGTGGCGCGGCTCGAGGCGATGATCGTCGCGGCGGACGACGAGGGCTACGCGCTGTGCTGCGAGGTCGTGGCCGCCGTGGACCTGCGGGAGGACCTCGGGCGGATCACCGCGCCGACGCTGGTCGTCTCGGGCGCCGAGGATCCGGCCCTGCCGCCGCCGCACCAGCAGGCCATCGCCGACGGCATCGCCGGCGCCTCGCTGGTGTCGGTGAGCCCGGGCGCGCACCTGCCCAACCTGGAGCAGCCGCTGGAGGTCACCGGCGCGCTGCTCGGCCACCTGGACGCGGCCGGGGGGCACGCGTGA
- the pcaC gene encoding 4-carboxymuconolactone decarboxylase, with translation MSELPSTDDARRDAGMRTRREVLGDAWVDRAVASTTPFTADFQDFITRVAWGDLWQRPGLARRDRSLMTLSITIALRHWDEFALHVRAAKNNGLSDEEIAEVIQHAAVYAGVPAANHAFKVAAPILAELRGEE, from the coding sequence GTGAGCGAGCTGCCCAGCACGGACGACGCCCGCCGCGACGCCGGCATGCGCACCCGGCGCGAGGTGCTCGGCGACGCCTGGGTCGACCGCGCGGTGGCCAGCACCACGCCGTTCACCGCCGACTTCCAGGACTTCATCACCCGGGTGGCCTGGGGCGACCTGTGGCAGCGGCCCGGCCTGGCCCGCCGCGACCGCAGCCTGATGACGCTGTCGATCACCATCGCGCTGCGGCACTGGGACGAGTTCGCCCTGCACGTGCGGGCGGCGAAGAACAACGGCTTGTCCGACGAGGAGATCGCCGAGGTCATCCAGCACGCCGCCGTCTACGCCGGCGTGCCCGCGGCCAACCACGCGTTCAAGGTGGCCGCACCGATCCTGGCGGAGCTGCGCGGCGAGGAGTGA
- the pgi gene encoding glucose-6-phosphate isomerase — MGITESAEWQALAEHHRELRDAHLRDLFAEDPQRGTELVVTAGDLYLDYSKNRLTRETVRLLAALAESVGLRERTEAMFRGEHVNTTEDRAVLHVALRDPRTSGLDVDGHDVNAEVHEVLGRMAEFADRVRSGEWTGHTGERIRAVVNIGIGGSDLGPAMAYLALRDYSDRSLTFRFVSNIDPTDLAEATRDLDPATTLFVVASKTFTTQETLTNAKEARRWLVEGLGGDEKAVAKHFVAVSTNAEKVAEFGIDTANMFGFWDWVGGRYSFTSAIGLSLMVAIGPEHYRELLDGFHTVDEHFRTAPYEENLPALLGLISVWYVDFFGAQSQAVLPYSQYLARFPAYLQQLCMESNGKSVRLDGSPVDVPTGEIVWGEPGTNGQHAFYQLLHQGTVLVPADFLGFAQPNHDLDGMHDLFLANFLAQPRALAFGRTAEEVAAEGTAPDVVPHKVMPGNHPSNAIVAPKLTPSVLGQLVAAYEHRVFTQGVVWGINSFDQWGVELGKVMANQLAPKLQSESAPEYDSDSSTDALVRLLREGRGRPA; from the coding sequence ATGGGCATCACGGAGAGCGCGGAGTGGCAGGCGCTGGCCGAGCACCACCGGGAGCTGCGCGACGCCCACCTGCGGGACCTGTTCGCCGAGGACCCGCAGCGGGGCACCGAGCTCGTCGTCACCGCCGGCGACCTCTACCTGGACTACTCGAAGAACCGGCTCACCCGGGAGACGGTGCGGCTGCTGGCGGCGCTGGCCGAGAGCGTCGGGCTGCGGGAGCGCACCGAGGCGATGTTCCGCGGCGAGCACGTCAACACGACCGAGGACCGCGCGGTGCTGCACGTGGCGCTGCGCGACCCCCGCACCAGCGGCCTGGACGTCGACGGCCACGACGTCAACGCCGAGGTGCACGAGGTGCTCGGCCGGATGGCGGAGTTCGCGGACCGGGTGCGCAGCGGGGAGTGGACCGGGCACACCGGCGAGCGGATCCGGGCGGTCGTCAACATCGGGATCGGCGGCTCTGACCTCGGCCCGGCCATGGCCTACCTGGCGCTGCGCGACTACTCGGACCGGTCGCTGACCTTCCGCTTCGTCTCCAACATCGACCCGACCGACCTCGCCGAGGCCACCCGCGACCTGGACCCGGCCACCACGCTGTTCGTCGTCGCGTCGAAGACCTTCACCACCCAGGAGACGCTGACCAACGCCAAGGAGGCCCGCCGCTGGCTGGTCGAGGGCCTCGGCGGTGACGAGAAGGCCGTCGCCAAGCACTTCGTCGCCGTCTCCACGAACGCCGAGAAGGTCGCCGAGTTCGGCATCGACACCGCCAACATGTTCGGCTTCTGGGACTGGGTCGGCGGCCGTTACTCCTTCACCTCGGCGATCGGCCTCTCGCTCATGGTCGCGATCGGGCCGGAGCACTACCGCGAGCTGCTCGACGGCTTCCACACCGTCGACGAGCACTTCCGCACCGCGCCGTACGAGGAGAACCTGCCGGCCCTGCTGGGACTGATCTCGGTCTGGTACGTCGACTTCTTCGGGGCGCAGAGCCAGGCGGTGCTCCCGTACTCGCAGTACCTGGCGCGCTTCCCGGCCTACCTGCAGCAGCTGTGCATGGAGTCCAACGGCAAGTCGGTGCGGCTGGACGGCTCGCCGGTCGACGTCCCGACCGGCGAGATCGTGTGGGGCGAGCCGGGCACCAACGGCCAGCACGCCTTCTACCAGCTGCTGCACCAGGGCACGGTGCTCGTGCCGGCGGACTTCCTCGGCTTCGCCCAGCCGAACCACGACCTCGACGGGATGCACGACCTCTTCCTGGCCAACTTCCTGGCCCAGCCGCGCGCGCTGGCCTTCGGCCGCACGGCCGAGGAGGTCGCGGCCGAGGGGACGGCGCCGGACGTCGTCCCGCACAAGGTGATGCCGGGCAACCACCCGTCCAACGCGATCGTCGCGCCGAAGCTGACGCCGTCGGTGCTCGGCCAGCTGGTCGCCGCCTACGAGCACCGGGTCTTCACCCAGGGCGTCGTCTGGGGCATCAACTCGTTCGACCAGTGGGGGGTGGAGCTGGGCAAGGTCATGGCCAACCAGCTGGCGCCGAAGCTGCAGAGCGAGTCCGCGCCGGAGTACGACTCGGACTCGTCGACCGACGCGCTGGTCAGGCTGCTGCGGGAGGGCCGCGGCCGCCCGGCCTGA
- a CDS encoding benzaldehyde dehydrogenase has translation MALLDDGAWQGKLWTGAWTDGSGGSYDVVEPATGDVVGAVGKATPEDVVAAADRAAEAQRAWAAAPFEDRARVLRRAGEVLEANADEIRGWLARETGAIQPFGDFQVHTTAAECYEASALPSHPYGELLRTGAPRLSFARRVPAGVVGVIAPFNVPTILAIRAIAPALALGNAVVLKPDPRTAVSGGVLFARVFEEAGLPAGVFQVLPGGADVGEALVTAPPVRVIAFTGSTRAGRAVGALAGHHLKRAHLELGGNSALIVLPDVDVTAAASVGAWGTFAHQGQICMATSRHLVHESIAEEYTAVLTEKVEELPVGDPFREQVALGPLIDAGQRDRVHGLVTSSVEGGATLRTGGTFEGLFYRPTVLGDVPVEAPAYREEIFGPVAPVTPFRSLDEVAGLARGTEYGLSLGILTRDVYAGLQLAERIPSGLVHINDQTVNDEAVAPFGGVGASGTGSRHGGPQANIEAFTETQWVTLRGDLPAYPF, from the coding sequence ATGGCACTGCTGGACGACGGCGCGTGGCAGGGGAAGCTGTGGACCGGCGCCTGGACCGACGGGTCCGGCGGCAGCTACGACGTCGTGGAGCCCGCGACCGGGGACGTCGTCGGCGCGGTCGGGAAGGCCACCCCGGAGGACGTCGTCGCCGCGGCGGACCGGGCGGCCGAGGCCCAGCGGGCGTGGGCGGCCGCGCCGTTCGAGGACCGGGCGCGGGTGCTGCGCCGTGCCGGTGAGGTGCTCGAGGCCAACGCCGACGAGATCCGGGGCTGGCTGGCGCGGGAGACCGGCGCGATCCAGCCCTTCGGCGACTTCCAGGTGCACACCACCGCCGCCGAGTGCTACGAGGCGTCGGCGCTGCCCAGCCACCCGTACGGCGAGCTGCTGCGCACCGGGGCGCCCCGGCTGTCCTTCGCCCGCCGCGTGCCGGCGGGCGTGGTCGGCGTCATCGCGCCGTTCAACGTGCCGACCATCCTCGCGATCCGGGCGATCGCCCCGGCGCTCGCCCTGGGCAACGCCGTCGTCCTCAAGCCCGACCCGCGCACCGCCGTCTCCGGCGGCGTGCTGTTCGCCCGCGTCTTCGAGGAGGCCGGGCTGCCGGCCGGGGTGTTCCAGGTGCTGCCCGGCGGCGCGGACGTCGGCGAGGCCCTGGTGACCGCCCCGCCGGTGCGGGTCATCGCCTTCACCGGCTCGACCAGGGCCGGCCGCGCGGTCGGCGCGCTGGCCGGCCATCACCTGAAGCGCGCGCACCTGGAGCTCGGCGGCAACTCCGCGCTCATCGTGCTGCCCGACGTCGACGTGACCGCGGCCGCCTCGGTGGGCGCGTGGGGCACCTTCGCCCACCAGGGCCAGATCTGCATGGCCACCAGCCGGCACCTGGTGCACGAGTCGATCGCCGAGGAGTACACCGCCGTCCTCACCGAGAAGGTCGAGGAGCTGCCGGTCGGCGACCCGTTCCGCGAGCAGGTCGCGCTGGGCCCGCTGATCGACGCAGGCCAGCGCGACCGGGTGCACGGCCTGGTGACGAGCAGCGTGGAGGGCGGGGCGACGCTGCGCACCGGCGGCACCTTCGAGGGGCTGTTCTACCGGCCCACCGTGCTCGGCGACGTGCCGGTCGAGGCGCCCGCCTACCGGGAGGAGATCTTCGGCCCGGTCGCGCCGGTGACCCCGTTCCGGAGCCTCGACGAGGTGGCCGGGCTGGCCCGCGGCACCGAGTACGGACTCAGCCTGGGCATCCTCACCCGCGACGTCTACGCCGGCCTGCAACTGGCCGAGCGCATCCCCTCGGGCCTGGTGCACATCAACGACCAGACCGTGAACGACGAGGCCGTGGCCCCGTTCGGCGGGGTCGGGGCGTCGGGCACCGGCTCCCGCCACGGCGGTCCGCAGGCCAACATCGAGGCGTTCACCGAGACGCAGTGGGTCACGCTGCGCGGCGACCTGCCCGCCTACCCGTTCTGA
- a CDS encoding MFS transporter: MQTADPATPTGSPPRWWVVLAPAAALVLAALCLRAPFSAVGPVLGELGDELSLPQAVLSVLPTLPLVCFGLVSPVAPALAARLGVHRAVLAGLVVLAAGIALRTAGTWGLYVGTVLLSAGIAVGNVLVPAAARAVYGNRAAPVLGATTATMGFSASLGAGLAQPLVTATGSAVTGLTLWLAPVLVAIPAMALLARRARPAPGPPTARLPVVAVLRDRVALAVTVFFGLQSLAFYVMLTWMADVLEDDAGTSAVTAGGLVAAAAAFGAPCALVVPPLAARQRSQVAWVAGATLLSTVGILGLLVAPTAAPAVWAVLWGLGTGTAFPLALTLVLVRTRDAAQTGRLSAAAQSVGYLLAAAGPLAVGLLHDATGGWRAGLAVLLVLQALQLAAGLYAGRPRLVTETAADAEHAAEARH; encoded by the coding sequence GTGCAGACCGCCGACCCGGCGACCCCGACCGGCTCCCCGCCGCGGTGGTGGGTGGTGCTCGCGCCCGCCGCCGCGCTGGTCCTCGCCGCCCTGTGCCTGCGCGCGCCGTTCTCCGCCGTCGGCCCGGTGCTCGGCGAGCTGGGGGACGAGCTGTCCCTGCCGCAGGCCGTGCTGTCGGTGCTGCCCACGCTCCCGCTGGTCTGCTTCGGCCTGGTCTCCCCCGTCGCGCCCGCGCTGGCCGCACGGCTCGGCGTCCACCGGGCCGTCCTGGCCGGCCTGGTCGTGCTCGCCGCCGGGATCGCCCTGCGCACGGCCGGCACCTGGGGTCTGTACGTCGGCACCGTGCTGCTGTCGGCCGGCATCGCCGTGGGCAACGTGCTGGTCCCGGCGGCCGCGCGCGCCGTCTACGGGAACCGCGCGGCACCGGTGCTGGGCGCGACGACCGCGACGATGGGGTTCTCGGCCAGCCTCGGCGCGGGCCTGGCCCAGCCGCTGGTCACGGCGACCGGGAGCGCGGTCACCGGGCTCACGCTGTGGCTCGCGCCCGTCCTGGTGGCGATCCCGGCGATGGCGCTGCTCGCCCGGCGCGCCCGCCCCGCGCCCGGTCCCCCGACGGCCCGGCTGCCGGTGGTCGCCGTCCTGCGGGACCGCGTGGCGCTCGCCGTGACGGTGTTCTTCGGCCTCCAGTCGCTGGCCTTCTACGTGATGCTCACCTGGATGGCCGACGTCCTCGAGGACGACGCCGGCACGTCCGCGGTGACCGCCGGGGGCCTGGTGGCCGCCGCGGCCGCGTTCGGCGCACCCTGCGCGCTCGTCGTCCCGCCGCTGGCCGCGCGGCAGCGGTCCCAGGTGGCGTGGGTGGCCGGCGCGACCCTGCTGTCGACCGTCGGGATCCTCGGCCTCCTCGTCGCGCCCACCGCCGCCCCCGCGGTGTGGGCGGTGCTGTGGGGCCTGGGCACGGGAACGGCGTTCCCGCTGGCGCTCACGCTGGTGCTGGTCCGCACCCGCGACGCCGCCCAGACCGGCCGGCTGTCGGCGGCCGCGCAGAGCGTCGGGTACCTGCTCGCCGCCGCCGGGCCGCTGGCGGTCGGGCTGCTGCACGACGCGACTGGCGGGTGGCGCGCGGGGCTGGCCGTGCTGCTGGTCCTGCAGGCCCTCCAGCTCGCGGCCGGGCTGTACGCGGGCCGGCCGCGGCTGGTGACCGAGACCGCAGCGGACGCCGAACACGCTGCCGAGGCTCGCCACTGA
- a CDS encoding biotin-dependent carboxyltransferase family protein: MTRTLTVLATGPLTTVQDGGRPGQGALGVGRSGAVDRAAARLANRLVGNDPDAAVLEVTLGGLVLQAGADLVVTTTGARCSVAHNAPVWLRSGAELRLGLPPSGLRTYVAVRGGVAVEPVLGSRSSDLLSGLGPPVLSAGDVLPVGEPTAPMPGVDLAPVPDPPGDEVTVRVLPGPRADWFPSEAAAALTTTAWEVTGESNRIGLRLAGVALERSRTGELASEGMVRGALQVPPSGQPVLFLADAPVTGGYPVIGYVEDADVDRCGQLRPGQTLRFRGAVVPR; the protein is encoded by the coding sequence GTGACGCGCACGCTGACGGTGCTGGCGACCGGGCCGCTGACCACCGTGCAGGACGGTGGCCGGCCCGGGCAGGGCGCGCTCGGCGTCGGCCGGTCCGGCGCCGTCGACCGCGCCGCCGCGCGGCTGGCCAACCGGCTGGTGGGCAACGACCCGGACGCCGCGGTGCTCGAGGTGACCCTGGGCGGCCTGGTGCTGCAGGCGGGCGCGGACCTGGTGGTGACCACGACCGGGGCGCGGTGCTCGGTCGCGCACAACGCCCCGGTGTGGCTCCGGTCGGGCGCGGAGCTGCGGCTCGGCCTGCCGCCGTCGGGGCTGCGCACCTACGTCGCCGTCCGCGGCGGGGTCGCCGTCGAGCCAGTGCTCGGCAGCCGCTCGAGCGACCTGCTCTCCGGCCTCGGTCCGCCGGTGCTCTCCGCCGGCGACGTGCTGCCGGTCGGGGAGCCCACCGCGCCGATGCCCGGGGTCGACCTCGCGCCGGTGCCGGACCCGCCCGGCGACGAGGTGACCGTGCGGGTGCTGCCCGGCCCGCGCGCCGACTGGTTCCCCTCCGAGGCCGCGGCCGCCCTCACCACCACCGCCTGGGAGGTGACCGGCGAGAGCAACCGGATCGGCCTGCGGCTGGCCGGCGTCGCGCTGGAGCGGTCCCGCACCGGCGAGCTGGCCAGCGAGGGCATGGTGCGCGGCGCGCTGCAGGTGCCGCCGTCCGGGCAGCCGGTGCTCTTCCTCGCCGACGCCCCCGTGACCGGTGGCTACCCGGTCATCGGCTACGTCGAGGACGCCGACGTCGACCGCTGCGGCCAGCTCCGCCCGGGCCAGACCCTCCGCTTCCGCGGCGCCGTCGTCCCCCGCTGA
- a CDS encoding 5-oxoprolinase subunit B family protein — MRVLPSGSTALLVELDGLDEVLGLYAALVAEPLEGVVDVVPAARTVLLVTDPVVTPLAAVEQAVRQVRPRTDRGGHEDLVELPVVYDGADLADVAGLLEVEPAEVVRRHTGAQWTVAFCGFAPGFGYLTQDGGGWDVPRRSTPRTKVPPGSVALAGEFSGVYPRESPGGWQLIGRTDVAVFDLGRDPAALLRPGVRVRFVDAT; from the coding sequence ATGCGCGTCCTGCCCAGCGGGTCGACCGCGCTCCTGGTCGAGCTCGACGGCCTCGATGAGGTCCTCGGCCTGTACGCCGCGCTGGTCGCCGAGCCGCTCGAGGGCGTGGTGGACGTCGTCCCGGCGGCGCGCACCGTGCTGCTGGTGACCGACCCGGTGGTGACCCCCCTCGCCGCGGTCGAGCAGGCGGTGCGGCAGGTGCGGCCGCGCACCGACCGGGGCGGCCACGAGGATCTCGTCGAGCTGCCGGTCGTCTACGACGGCGCCGACCTCGCCGACGTCGCCGGCCTCCTGGAGGTCGAGCCGGCCGAGGTGGTACGGCGGCACACGGGGGCCCAGTGGACGGTCGCCTTCTGCGGTTTCGCCCCCGGTTTCGGCTACCTCACCCAGGACGGCGGCGGGTGGGACGTGCCCCGTCGATCCACCCCGCGCACGAAGGTGCCGCCGGGGTCGGTGGCCCTCGCCGGGGAGTTCAGCGGCGTCTACCCGCGGGAGTCCCCGGGCGGCTGGCAGCTGATCGGGCGCACCGACGTCGCGGTGTTCGACCTCGGCCGGGACCCGGCGGCGCTGCTGCGCCCCGGTGTGCGGGTGCGCTTCGTGGACGCCACGTGA